The region CGGCGGAGGCGGTCTCTGTACCGGCGTTTCCACTCTGGCCAAGCTTCTGAATCCGAAAATTAAGGTCATTGGCGTGGAGCCCGCAGGCGCCAACTGTATGCAGGCATCCCTTAAGGAGGGAAAGGTGGTGGGACTTCCCCAGGTGAACACCATTGCGGACGGTACGGCAGTGAAGCGTCCCGGCGAAAAGCTGTTCCCTTACATACAGGAAAATGTGGACGGTATCATCACCATAGAGGACAGCGAGCTGATTGTGGCTTTCCTTGACATGGTAGAAAACCATAAGATGATTGTGGAGAATTCCGGCCTCCTGACCGTGGCTGCCCTAAAGCATCTGAACGTACAGAAAAAGAAGATTGTATCCATCTTAAGCGGCGGCAATATGGATGTCATCACCATGTCCTCCATTGTACAGCACGGCCTGATTGAGAGGGATCGTGTATTTACCGTGTCCGTGCTCCTTCCCGACAAGCCGGGAGAGCTGGCCAGGGTATCCGCCCTTCTCGCCAAGGAGCAGGGCAATATCATCAAGCTGGAGCACAATCAGTTTATCAGTATCAACCGCAATGCTGCCGTGGAGCTGCGCATCACCATGGAGGCATTTGGAACAGACCATAAGAATCAGATTGTATCTGCCCTTACCAGCGCGGGATACCGTCCCAAGCTTGTAAA is a window of Enterocloster clostridioformis DNA encoding:
- the ilvA gene encoding threonine ammonia-lyase, which encodes MEELTLEKFEEASELVKDVTTETKLVYSEYFSARTGNKVFFKPENMQYTGAYKVRGAYYKIHTLTEEEKSKGLITASAGNHAQGVAYAAKLAGVKATVVMPTTTPLMKVNRTKSYGADVVLEGDVFDEACDHAYKLADEFGYTFVHPFDDLDVATGQGTIAMEIIKELPTVDYILVPIGGGGLCTGVSTLAKLLNPKIKVIGVEPAGANCMQASLKEGKVVGLPQVNTIADGTAVKRPGEKLFPYIQENVDGIITIEDSELIVAFLDMVENHKMIVENSGLLTVAALKHLNVQKKKIVSILSGGNMDVITMSSIVQHGLIERDRVFTVSVLLPDKPGELARVSALLAKEQGNIIKLEHNQFISINRNAAVELRITMEAFGTDHKNQIVSALTSAGYRPKLVKFKGTYSEM